From Enterococcus wangshanyuanii, the proteins below share one genomic window:
- the opp1B gene encoding oligopeptide ABC transporter permease Opp1B, producing the protein MNSFGKYFLKRVFFMIVTLWLIATITFFLMQLLPGTPYTNQEKLSPETIAMLNKQSGLDKPVIVQYGIYLKNLLVGDFGISFQFKNQPVAKLLAGRIGPSVQLGGQAIIFGTLVGILLGIIAAMRQNTWVDTLATLMAILGRSIPNFVFAVLLQYVFAMKLKVLPIAMWNGFAYTILPTIALAMSPMADSARFIRTEMVEVLHSDYVELARAKGLSRWQVAVRHGLRNSLIPLITLLGPLAVGLMTGSLVVENIFAIPGIGEQFVKSIMTNDYPTIMAVTILYSALLVFVILVVDLLYGLIDPRIRVSGGDRG; encoded by the coding sequence CGTCACGTTGTGGCTGATCGCGACGATTACGTTTTTCTTGATGCAATTATTACCAGGTACTCCTTATACCAACCAAGAAAAACTTAGTCCGGAAACAATTGCTATGTTGAATAAGCAATCTGGTTTAGATAAACCAGTCATCGTTCAATATGGAATCTATTTAAAAAATCTGCTAGTCGGTGATTTTGGGATTTCATTCCAATTTAAAAACCAACCAGTAGCAAAACTTTTAGCAGGCCGTATCGGACCATCCGTCCAATTAGGGGGACAAGCGATCATTTTCGGTACATTAGTAGGGATTCTTTTAGGAATCATCGCTGCAATGCGCCAAAATACTTGGGTAGATACATTGGCAACTCTGATGGCTATTTTAGGACGTTCGATTCCTAACTTTGTCTTTGCCGTATTATTACAATACGTTTTTGCTATGAAATTAAAAGTATTACCGATTGCAATGTGGAATGGATTTGCTTATACGATTCTACCGACGATTGCACTTGCTATGAGTCCAATGGCAGACTCCGCCAGGTTTATCCGAACGGAAATGGTCGAGGTATTACATAGTGATTATGTAGAGCTAGCGCGTGCTAAAGGCTTAAGCCGTTGGCAAGTTGCGGTTAGACATGGACTTAGAAATAGTTTGATTCCATTGATTACATTATTAGGACCTTTAGCTGTTGGTCTGATGACAGGATCGTTAGTTGTTGAGAATATTTTCGCCATCCCGGGAATCGGGGAGCAATTTGTAAAATCAATCATGACCAATGATTATCCAACGATCATGGCTGTAACGATTTTATATTCTGCTTTACTAGTATTCGTTATTTTAGTCGTAGACTTACTTTATGGATTGATCGATCCAAGAATTCGTGTTTCAGGAGGTGACCGTGGCTAA